The following proteins are encoded in a genomic region of Vibrio spartinae:
- a CDS encoding TRAP transporter large permease, with protein sequence MAVLFLFLMVIALMLIGVPIAVSLGLSSMVFLMLHSDASLASVAQTLFNAFAGHYTLLAIPFFILASSFMSTGGVAKRIIRFAIALVGWFRGGLAIASVMACMMFAALSGSSPATVVAIGSIVIAGMVKNGYSKGFAAGVICNAGTLGILIPPSIVMVVYAAATDVSVGRMFLGGVIPGLLAGVMLMVAIYIAARVKNLPKQSFVGWGELMSAGREAIWGLFLIVIILGGIYGGIFTPTEAAAVAAVYAFLIANFIYKDMGPFADSDNQLPGVVKVFQTIVHPDTKRTLCDAGRLTIMLLFIIANALILKHVLTEEQVPQMIANSMLSAGLGPITFLIVVNLLLLIGGQFMEPSGLLIIVAPLVFPIAIQLGIDPIHLGIIMVVNMEIGMITPPVGLNLFVTAGVARMSMLNVVKAALPWVAIMFLFLLIVTYVPWVSTWLPTTLMGPEIITK encoded by the coding sequence ATGGCAGTTTTATTTCTCTTTTTAATGGTGATTGCTCTGATGCTCATCGGTGTGCCGATTGCTGTCTCATTGGGTTTATCGAGTATGGTGTTTCTGATGTTGCATTCTGATGCATCGTTGGCATCGGTTGCACAAACACTATTCAATGCTTTTGCGGGTCACTATACATTGTTGGCGATTCCGTTCTTTATTCTTGCTTCTAGCTTCATGTCAACCGGTGGTGTGGCAAAACGGATCATCCGCTTTGCGATTGCGCTCGTTGGTTGGTTCCGTGGTGGCCTTGCGATTGCGTCAGTCATGGCTTGTATGATGTTTGCTGCGCTGTCAGGTTCTTCGCCTGCAACGGTGGTTGCCATCGGGAGTATTGTCATTGCCGGGATGGTGAAAAACGGCTACTCCAAAGGGTTTGCTGCCGGGGTAATTTGTAATGCCGGTACCTTGGGTATTCTCATCCCGCCATCAATTGTTATGGTGGTCTATGCTGCGGCAACGGATGTGTCTGTTGGGCGGATGTTCCTTGGTGGGGTGATTCCCGGCTTACTTGCCGGTGTGATGCTGATGGTTGCCATTTATATTGCGGCCCGGGTCAAGAACCTCCCGAAACAATCTTTCGTCGGTTGGGGTGAACTGATGTCTGCCGGACGAGAAGCGATTTGGGGACTGTTCTTAATCGTCATTATTTTAGGCGGTATTTATGGGGGGATTTTCACCCCAACTGAAGCGGCTGCGGTTGCTGCGGTTTATGCTTTCCTGATTGCCAACTTTATCTATAAAGATATGGGGCCGTTTGCCGACAGTGACAATCAGTTACCGGGCGTGGTGAAAGTCTTTCAGACAATTGTTCATCCGGATACGAAGAGAACCTTGTGTGATGCGGGTCGGCTGACGATCATGTTGTTGTTTATCATTGCCAATGCTTTGATTCTGAAACATGTTCTCACCGAAGAACAGGTGCCGCAGATGATTGCAAACTCGATGCTTTCTGCCGGTTTGGGGCCGATCACTTTCCTGATCGTCGTCAATCTGTTATTGCTGATTGGCGGACAGTTTATGGAGCCATCGGGTCTGTTGATTATTGTCGCACCGTTGGTCTTTCCAATCGCGATCCAACTTGGTATTGACCCGATTCATCTCGGGATCATCATGGTGGTGAATATGGAGATAGGGATGATTACGCCACCTGTCGGTCTGAACCTGTTTGTGACGGCCGGGGTAGCTCGCATGTCGATGCTCAATGTTGTTAAAGCCGCGTTGCCTTGGGTTGCGATTATGTTCCTGTTCCTGTTGATTGTGACTTACGTGCCATGGGTTTCAACATGGTTGCCGACCACACTGATGGGGCCGGAAATTATCACGAAATAA
- a CDS encoding ATP-dependent Clp protease proteolytic subunit, producing MNFVLKNDENDKANDERNSGSMVEEKLIASRSIFISGEVDQKLAQKVSTQLLVLQEISDEPIYLYINSQGGHVEAGDTIHDMIKFIKPEVIVIGTGWVASAGVTIYIAAKKENRVCLPNTRFMIHQPLGQVRGKVSDIQIEADEILRMRSRVNQLISEATGQPYEQVEKDTDYNFWMSPEEAVQYGLVGRVVSNIRELQD from the coding sequence ATGAATTTCGTATTAAAAAATGATGAAAATGATAAGGCCAATGATGAACGGAACTCTGGTTCAATGGTAGAGGAAAAACTCATAGCGTCTCGTTCTATTTTCATTTCTGGTGAGGTTGACCAGAAGCTGGCCCAAAAAGTTTCAACTCAGTTATTGGTATTGCAGGAAATCAGCGATGAGCCGATTTATTTGTATATCAACAGCCAAGGCGGACATGTAGAAGCTGGCGATACTATCCATGACATGATTAAATTTATCAAACCGGAAGTTATCGTGATTGGAACCGGATGGGTTGCCAGTGCCGGAGTGACTATCTACATTGCCGCGAAAAAAGAAAACCGGGTTTGTTTACCGAACACCCGTTTTATGATCCACCAACCATTGGGTCAGGTGCGTGGTAAAGTTTCAGATATTCAAATTGAAGCGGATGAGATATTACGCATGCGTAGCCGGGTGAATCAGCTGATCAGTGAAGCAACTGGGCAGCCTTATGAACAGGTTGAGAAAGATACAGATTATAACTTCTGGATGAGTCCGGAAGAGGCGGTTCAGTACGGGTTAGTCGGCCGGGTCGTGAGTAATATCAGAGAACTGCAAGATTAA
- a CDS encoding sigma-54-dependent transcriptional regulator: MCDVFFIDDEADIRIAIEQSFELADIQARFFDSAEEALLAIKQDGLPLVVVTDIQLPGLSGQNLLHSVHHQDPDLPVILITGHGDISMAVQAMHDGAYDFIEKPFAPERLMETVHRAMDKRRLTLENQKLKRSLKASQTLGPRIIGETTSIQSLKETISQIADTNADILLFGETGTGKELIARSLHELSSRRKRNFVAVNCGAVPEHLIESELYGHEKGAFTGAEAQRIGKFEHAQGGTLFLDEIESMPMSAQIRLLRVLQERLIERVGSNELIPLDIRVIAATKVDLKQAAQQGIFREDLYYRLNIVTLDIPPLRERKEDIPALFHHFLLVAAARYGKAANSLSKQDVQSLMSHNWPGNVRELRNAAERYVLLGKLIQLGQDTHLLSGPMLSLADQVAEFEKSVIEQALNECDGSIKDTMESLNLPRKTLYDKMQKYQLDKENYKN; this comes from the coding sequence ATGTGCGATGTATTTTTTATCGATGATGAAGCGGATATTCGGATTGCAATCGAACAGAGCTTTGAACTGGCAGACATTCAAGCCAGATTTTTTGACAGTGCCGAAGAAGCACTGCTGGCTATCAAACAAGACGGACTGCCGCTGGTTGTTGTCACAGACATTCAATTGCCCGGGCTCAGCGGTCAGAATTTACTGCACTCGGTTCACCATCAGGACCCGGACTTACCGGTCATCCTGATTACCGGACACGGTGATATTTCGATGGCGGTTCAGGCGATGCATGACGGTGCCTACGACTTTATCGAGAAACCATTTGCCCCCGAACGGTTGATGGAGACGGTTCATCGCGCAATGGATAAACGCCGACTGACACTGGAAAACCAAAAGTTGAAGCGGAGTTTGAAAGCCAGCCAGACACTCGGACCGCGGATTATTGGTGAAACGACCAGTATTCAGTCATTGAAAGAGACCATTAGTCAGATAGCAGATACCAATGCGGATATTTTGCTCTTTGGCGAAACCGGCACCGGCAAGGAGTTGATTGCCCGTTCTTTGCATGAATTGAGCTCTCGGAGAAAACGGAACTTTGTTGCTGTCAATTGCGGTGCAGTGCCGGAACATCTGATTGAAAGTGAATTATATGGCCATGAGAAAGGTGCATTTACGGGAGCAGAAGCGCAACGCATCGGTAAGTTCGAACACGCACAGGGCGGTACGCTTTTTCTCGATGAAATTGAGTCAATGCCCATGTCAGCACAAATTCGGCTGCTGCGGGTGTTGCAAGAACGCTTGATTGAACGCGTCGGCTCCAATGAATTAATTCCGTTGGATATTCGGGTGATTGCCGCGACCAAGGTCGATCTAAAACAGGCGGCTCAACAAGGCATATTCAGGGAAGATCTCTATTATCGATTAAATATTGTGACCTTGGATATTCCCCCGCTGCGGGAACGTAAAGAAGATATTCCCGCACTGTTTCATCACTTTTTACTGGTTGCCGCGGCCCGCTATGGGAAAGCGGCTAATTCGCTCTCAAAGCAGGACGTACAATCGTTAATGAGTCATAACTGGCCGGGCAATGTCCGCGAGTTAAGGAATGCCGCAGAACGGTATGTATTACTCGGCAAACTGATTCAACTCGGTCAGGATACACACCTGTTGAGCGGGCCAATGCTGAGTCTGGCCGATCAGGTGGCTGAATTTGAAAAATCAGTCATCGAACAGGCATTGAACGAATGTGACGGCAGTATCAAAGACACCATGGAAAGTTTGAATCTCCCGCGCAAAACACTTTACGATAAAATGCAGAAATATCAGCTGGATAAAGAAAATTACAAAAACTAA
- a CDS encoding sensor histidine kinase, translated as MLSKFRFNVIFVVVFMLTTAYGAHLVWQYSYQTLLSEHQAQLERFASHVVTKLDKFAHIPQLLAKDKKLVDALTMVGNSAQIDITNHYLEQVNNAIKASDTYLLDIHGNTIAASNWNLTRSFIGRNFNWRPYFQVAAQGKESQYYALGSTSGERGYYYAYPVTYAATILGVVVVKMDLSSIEENWKSTNSYFVATDPYSIIFMSSQPEWLFKSVTFIDPEIRTEIFHSRQYLDKTIQSLGLLGKMDQATTEWIDPREGWIKGDFIVSSRPLKNIPLNIRVLSPKIQVFWTSFAFVVISCMVFAIIYLIMLLIHHRKNKLRQIEQLQSEAKQKLEFLVMERTAKLHLEIEERSKTEQRLRQTQDELIQAAKLAVLGQMSASISHELNNPLAAIRSFADNGRRFLASGKIDRADDNLDRISGLTERMAKISTQLRSFARKSDHDERAVVQLYPILLSTKELIQSQIKSNLIHFEIQSAEHPIWLNINPIHLEQVLINLLTNAIQALDDRPDKQIILSLTEDHRQLTIHIDDNGEGFGDKTLSQLFDPFYTTKKNGLGLGLSISQQIMQSMGGQLNASSSPLGGARFSIQLPTTPAPSPETAS; from the coding sequence ATGTTATCTAAGTTTCGATTCAATGTGATTTTTGTTGTTGTTTTCATGCTCACAACAGCATACGGCGCGCATCTTGTGTGGCAGTATAGCTATCAGACCTTGCTCAGTGAACATCAAGCACAGTTAGAACGTTTTGCCAGTCATGTGGTCACCAAACTGGATAAGTTCGCCCATATCCCCCAGCTACTCGCCAAAGATAAAAAACTGGTTGATGCATTAACGATGGTGGGCAACTCAGCACAAATCGATATCACCAATCACTATCTTGAACAGGTTAACAATGCGATTAAAGCCTCTGATACCTACCTTCTCGATATTCATGGCAATACGATTGCTGCAAGTAACTGGAATCTGACACGTTCATTTATTGGCAGAAATTTCAATTGGCGCCCGTACTTTCAAGTGGCGGCTCAAGGCAAAGAAAGCCAATACTACGCGCTGGGCTCAACGTCTGGTGAACGCGGATACTACTATGCCTACCCAGTGACTTATGCCGCGACGATTCTCGGTGTCGTGGTGGTAAAAATGGACCTCTCATCGATTGAAGAGAATTGGAAAAGCACAAACAGTTACTTTGTTGCCACCGATCCGTACAGCATTATTTTTATGTCAAGCCAGCCAGAATGGTTGTTCAAAAGTGTCACCTTCATTGACCCGGAGATCCGCACTGAAATCTTTCATTCCCGTCAGTATCTCGATAAAACGATACAATCACTGGGATTACTCGGAAAAATGGATCAAGCGACCACCGAATGGATTGACCCAAGAGAGGGCTGGATCAAAGGCGATTTCATTGTCAGCAGTCGGCCTTTGAAGAACATCCCGCTTAATATCCGCGTACTGTCACCGAAGATTCAGGTCTTTTGGACGAGCTTCGCTTTTGTGGTCATTTCGTGCATGGTATTTGCTATTATTTATCTCATTATGTTGCTCATTCATCACCGTAAAAATAAATTGCGCCAGATTGAGCAACTTCAGTCTGAAGCAAAGCAAAAGCTTGAGTTTTTGGTGATGGAAAGAACTGCGAAGCTACACCTTGAGATCGAAGAACGGAGTAAAACCGAACAACGACTGCGACAAACACAAGATGAGTTGATTCAGGCCGCAAAACTCGCGGTGCTTGGACAAATGTCTGCCAGTATCAGCCATGAACTGAATAACCCGCTCGCAGCAATTCGCAGCTTCGCAGATAATGGCCGACGTTTTCTTGCCAGCGGTAAAATTGACCGGGCAGATGACAATCTGGATCGCATCTCAGGGCTAACTGAAAGAATGGCAAAAATCAGCACCCAATTGCGTTCTTTTGCCCGCAAATCAGATCATGATGAGCGGGCTGTTGTCCAGCTCTACCCCATTCTCTTATCGACCAAAGAATTAATTCAGTCACAAATTAAATCAAACCTCATCCATTTCGAAATCCAGTCTGCGGAACACCCCATCTGGTTAAATATCAATCCGATTCATTTGGAACAAGTACTGATTAATCTTTTGACCAATGCCATTCAGGCACTTGATGATCGTCCTGATAAACAGATCATTCTCAGCTTGACTGAAGACCACCGCCAACTCACCATTCATATTGACGATAACGGTGAAGGTTTCGGGGATAAAACGTTATCTCAGTTGTTTGATCCCTTTTATACCACCAAAAAAAATGGGCTTGGGCTGGGCTTGTCGATCTCTCAGCAAATTATGCAGAGTATGGGAGGCCAACTGAATGCCTCATCATCACCGCTGGGTGGCGCCCGATTCAGCATTCAGTTACCGACAACACCGGCCCCCTCACCTGAAACTGCCTCATAA